The Candidatus Eremiobacteraceae bacterium sequence CACCCTCGGCGGACAGACCGGGCTCAATCTCGCGGTGATGCTCGCGGATCGCGGCGCCCTCGAGCGCCACGGCGTCAGGCTGCTCGGCACGCCGCTGCGCACCATCCGCCTCGCCGAAGACCGCGAGCTGTTCAAGAAGGCCATGCTCGACATCGGCGAGCCGGTGCCCGAGTCTGCCATCGTCCGCAGCGTCGAACAAGGCTTGGAGTTCGCGCAAGGCGCGGGCTACCCGCTGGTCGTGCGCCCCGCGTACACGCTGGGCGGCACCGGCGGCGGCATCGCGCACGATGCGAGCGAGCTGCGCGCCTACCTGCGCTCAGGATTGGCCGCGAGCATCGTCCACCAAGTGCTGCTCGAGACCTCGCTGCTCGGTTGGAAAGAGATCGAATACGAAGTGCTGCGCGATAGCGCGGACAACTGTATCATCGTCTGCAACATGGAGAACATCGACCCGATGGGCGTGCACACGGGCGATTCGATCGTCGTGGCGCCCTCGCAGACGCTCTCGGATCGCGACTATCACCGCCTGCGCGCCGCAGCCATCAACATCATCCGCCACCTGAAGGTCGAGGGCGGCTGCAACATCCAGTTCGCGCTCGACCCGCACAGCGACGCATACAACATCGTCGAAGTCAATCCGCGCGTCTCGCGCTCGTCCGCGCTCGCGAGCAAAGCCACCGGCTATCCGATCGCCAAGATCGCGACGAAGATCGCGCTCGGCAAGCTGCTGCCGGAGCTGACCAACCCCGTGACCGGTGTGACGACCGCCGCGTTCGAGCCGGCGCTCGACTACTGCGTCGTCAAGATCCCGCGCTGGCCGTTCGACAAGTTCCCGCTCGGCGACGCGCGCCTGGGCACGCAGATGAAATCGACCGGCGAGGTGATGGCGATCGCGCGCACGTTCGGCCAAGGGATGATCAAGGCGGTGCGCGGCCTGGACATCGGTCGCGATTGTCTGACCGGCTGGTCGCTGCAGCAGTGGAGCGACGACGAGCTCGACGACGTCTTGCGCGCGCCGACGCACGAACGGCTCTTCGCCGTCGCCGAATGCCTGCGGCGCGGCCGCGAACCCGGCGCCATCGCCGCGATGACCTCGATCGATCCGTTCTGGCTATGGGAGCTCAAGGAGCTGGTCGAGATCGAAACGGCGCTCCGAGAGCCCGACGAACCAACCGCGAAAGATGCATGGAGCGGTCGAATTCATTCGACCGTGATAGACGCCAAGCAAGCCGGCTACGCCGACACGACGATCGCGCGCCTGAGCGGCGTGCCGCGCAAAGATGTCGCCGCCGCCGGCGGCGCCTCGACCGCGACGGCCTACCGCATCGTCGACACCGCAGCCGCCGAATTCCCGGCGCGCTCCCCCTACTACTACGCGACGATCGGCGAGCAGGACGAGCTGCGCCGGCCCGACCGCCAGTCCGTGGTCGTCGTCGGCAGCGGTCCGATCCGCATCGGCCAAGGCATCGAGTTCGATTACTCGTGCGTGCACGCGGCCTGGGCCCTGCACGATGCCGGGGTGGCGTCGGTGATGGTCAACAACAATCCGGAGACCGTCTCGACCGATTTCGATATCTCAGACGTGCTGATCTTCGAACCGCCGGCCGTGGACGAGGTCGAACACGCCGTGCGCGCCACCGGCGCGCGGGGCGCGCTGCTGACCTTCGGCGGGCAGACGCCGATCAATCTCGCGCGCGATCTGGCGGCGCGCGGCGTCAACGTGCTGGGCACCGACCAGCACGCGCTTGATCTGGCCGAGGATCGCGAGAAGTTCGACGCGGTGCTGGCCAAGCTCGGCGTCGCGCGGCCGGCAGGACGGACTGCGCTCTCGTTCCGCAAAGCGCGCGAAGTCGCGCGCGAGATAGGCTTTCCTGTCCTGGTGAGGCCGTCGTACGTGCTTGGCGGACGCGGCATGGAGATCGTCTACAATGAAGCGCAGCTCGCGGCGTATGCGGAAAGCGCCCCGCCGATCCAGCCGCACGCGCCATTGCTCGTCGACAAGTATCTCGCGGGCACCGAAGTCGAGGTCGACGCCGCCTTCGACGGCGAGGACATCATCATCCCCGGCATCTTCGAGCATGTCGAGCGAGCCGGCATCCACTCAGGGGATTCGACGGCGGTCTACCCGACCCAGAACATCAGCGAGGAGATGGAAGCGCGCATCGCCGACGTCACCAAACGCCTCTGCAAAGAGCTCGGCATCCGCGGCCTCATCAACGTCCAGTACATCATCTACGAAGGCAAACTCTACGTGATCGAGGCCAACCCGCGTGCGAGCCGGACCGTGCCGATCATCGCCAAGCTCACCGGCGTGCCGCTGGTCGCGGCCGCCACGCGCATCGCGCTCGGCGCCACGCTCAAGGAGATGGGCTTGGATCGCGGACTGCTGCCGCATCCCGACTTCGTCGCCGTCAAGATGCCGGTGTTCTCGTTCTCGAAGCTGCGCCGGGTCGAGACCATGCTCGGACCTGAGATGAAGTCCACCGGTGAGGTGCTGGGCATCGACACGACGTTCGCGGGTGCGCTGCTGCGCGCGCTGCTCGGCGCGGGCATCGCGCCGCCGCCGCCGGGCGGCCGCATCCTGTGGTCGATCTCCGATGCTGAGAAGCAGCGCTCGCTGCCGGTGGCGCGCGCCTTCGTCGAGCTCGGCTTCCAGCTCTACGCCACCCCCGGCACGTGGCAGCTGCTGCATAGCCATGGCGTCAGCGCCACGCGCGTCAACAAGATCGCGGAAGGGTCGCCGCATTGCATCGATTTGATCGCGGCCAACGGCGTCGATCTGGTCATCAACGACGCTGCCCAGACCTCGATGGCGCAAAGCGACGGATTCCGCATCCGGCGCGCAGCGGTCGAAGCCGGCATCGCCTGTCTGACCTCGCTCGATACCGTGCGCGCGCTGCTGGTCGCGCTCGGCGCGGACCGCGGTGAGCGCATCGAAGTGCGCTCGCTGCAGGACTTCGTGCGGACCGGTCTCACCGTCGCCTAAGGTGAACGCCATGCGCAGGCGCCTCGGGCGCATCGTCCTCGTCTTCATCGCGCTGTTCGTCTTGCTCGCGGTGCAAGAGGTGCGCGTGCAGATCATCCAGCGCACGTCGATCGCGCAGCGCGCGGGCAACCCGCGGCGCAGCTTGACCAATGAGTTCCGCGGCGCGCTGCTCGACGCGAGCGGCGCCGCCCTTGCGCTGACCAAGGGGACCCGGCGCGTGTATCCCGCCGGTCCCGCGCTCGCGCAGCTGGTCGGCTACTCGTCGCCGTTCTACGGCGAGTCTGGTCTTGAATCGGCGCTCGACTCCGTCCTCGCCGCACCGCTTCAGTCTGCCGGCGGCGCCGACGTCAGCGACTTCTTCAGGCGCAACGGCCAGACGTCGACCCGCATGGGCGGCGATGTCGTGCTCACGTTGCGCGCCGACATCGCGCGGGCGGCGGACGCCGCGCTGCCTCCCGACGTGCGCGGTGCGGCGATCGTGATGGATCCGCGTTCCGGCGCCATCCTGGCCGCCGTCAACCGCCCGACGTTCGACCCCAACACGCTCAACGTCCAATGGAGGACGTTGCGCTCCAACCCGAACTCGCCGCTGCTCGATCGCGCGTTCGCGGGCCTGTACCCGCCTGGCTCGACGTTCAAGATGGTCACCGCCAGCGCGGCCCTCGACAGCGGCGTCGTGGTCCCCACCGACACGTTCGTCGATCCGGGCTATTTCTCGATCGGTCCGTTCCGCGTCGAAAACGACAAGCGCGAGATCACGGGCACGCAGGACATGATCAACGCCTTCGCGCTCTCGAGCAACGTCGACTTCGCGCAGATCGGCCTGCGCCTCGGGTTGGACGGTTTCTACGACTACCTGCACCGCTTCCACGTCGGCGACGACCCCCAGGTCGCGGTGCCCGCCGCACGCGATGAAGTGCCGCCCAAGGAGAGCGTCTCGCCCTCGGAACTGGCGCAGATGTCGTTCGGCCAAGGCGGGTTGGCGGTGACGCCGCTGCGCATGGCGTTGGTCGCCTCGACGATCGCCAATGGCGGCGTCATGATGCGTCCCCAGCTGGTCAAGCAGTTCCGCTACGGCGGCGGCGGACACAGCGTCGACGTGCCGCCGGTGGTGTGGGAGCGCGTCATGTCGCAGACGACAGCCGACGAGGTGCGCACGATGATGATCGCGGTGGTCCGCAATGGTACCGGCACCGCGGCGCGAATCCCCGGGGTGACGGTCGCGGGCAAGACCGGCACGGGCACGCACACGGGCGCGCCGCCCGATGCGTGGTTCGTCTGCTTCGCCCCCGCCGAGCATCCCCGTCTTGTGGTCGCGGTGATCGTCGAAGATGCCGGCTACGGCGGCACGGTGTCCGCGCCCATCGCCCGCGCCATACTCGCCGACGCATTGAAGCTGTACCGACAATAATGGCCGACGTCATCTACAACGAGCGCTATCGGCTCGACGCCAAGATCGGCGAGGGCGGCATGGCCGTGGTCTACCGCGGTTACGATCTCATCCTGCGCCGTCAAGTCGCGATCAAGGTGCTACGCCCCGCGTATTCGGCCGACGCCGCCTTCGTCGAGCGCTTCGACTTCGAGGCGCAGGCCGCGGCGAAGCTCTCGCACCCCAACATCGTCACCACCTACGACGTCGGCAAGGTCAATGGCGACCACTACATCGTCGAAGAGTACGTGCCGGGCGAGACGCTGGCCACGTTGATCGCGCGCCAGGGAAGGCTGCCCGAATCGGTCGCGGTGCGCTATGCGCGCCAGATATGCGCCGCACTCGCGGCCGCACACCGCCAAGAGCTGCTTCACCGCGACATCAAGCCGTCGAACATCTTGATCACCCGCGAGGACGTCGTGCGGGTCGCCGACTTCGGCATCGCGCACGCAGTCGACGACTCCGCGTTCGTGGACCGCGCGCAAGCGGAAGACGTAGTCCTGGGTTCGCTGCCCTACTGCGCACCAGAAGTGCTGACCGGCGATCGCGTCACCGAGGCGAGCGATCTGTACAGCGTCGGCGTGCTGCTGTTCGAGATGGTCACCGGCGTTCGACCGTTCACGGGCGTGGACTCAGACGCGCTCGCGGATGCCATCGTGCGCGATCCTGCGCCGGATGCGCGCAGCAAAGGCGCCGAGATCAGCGCGCATTTCGCGGGCATCATCGCGCGGTTGTTGCGCAAGCAGCCGGAACAGCGCTATGGGTCCGCGGGCGAAGTGCTGGCGGCGCTGCGCCAGATCGTGCGCGGGCCGGCAGACGACGAGGACGCAGAAGAAGAAGCGGGCCCGGATGCTCCCACTGAGGTCCTGCGCCGCCGCGCGCGGCAGACGATGGTCGAAGCCGGAGCGAAACCGCTCGAGCTGCCGGCGCCGGCCGCGCTGCCGGCATGGCGCGCCGGCCGGATGCTCGCGTACGCCGGCATCATCGTCGCGCTCGCGCTGGTGATCGCACTCGTCATCGCAGGGCGCCAAGCGCTGTCGCACGACATGCGCGTGCCCGACCTCGCCGGAAAATCGATCGGCGAATCGATCGCGACCCTTCATTCGCTTGGCATCGACGCGGTCGCGATCCGCCAAGGGTCAGATCCGGTCGTGCAAGGGGGCCTGGTCGCGGGCACCGAGCCCGGCCTCAATCAACGTGTGGTCCCCGGGCAGACGGTGACGTTGCTGGTCAGCACCGGCCCGCCGACGGTCGAGGTGCCGAACGTCCTCGGTCAGGAGCCGAACAACGCGCAAGAGTTCCTGGCGGCCCAGGGATTCCAGGTGCGCGTCGGGGCAAAATTGCACAGCGCGACCATCAAACAGGGCCTCATCGCCGCGACCAACCCCGCGCCCGGCTCGCCGCTCGGCAAGGGCGGCACGGTGGTCATGAGCGAGAGTCTCGGCCCCGCGATGGTCACGGTTCCCAACGTCGTCTCGCTCACCGAAGACGAAGCGCGCAAGATGTTGGCCAAACTGGGGCTCAAGCTTGCGGTCAACTCACAGGTCGCGGTCAACAACATCCCGGCCGACATCGTGCTCAGCCAAGATCCAAGCGAGCGCGGCAGCCTGGCGCCGGGCGGCACCGTGATGGTCGACGTGAGCGCGGGTCCGGCGGCGATCGAGGTGCCCATGCTCGTCGGCCAGACCCTTGACGCGGCGCGCCAAACGCTTGCGGGTCTGGGCCTTTCGATTGGCAACGTCGTGCAGGCCGACGTGCCCGACAAGCCGCCGGGGACCGTCGTGAGCCAGACGCCCGGCGCGTTCGCGCGCGTCACGCAGGGTGCGGCGATCGACGTCGTCGTGGCTGCCGGCGCACCAAGCCCCGCAGCGCCCGCCCAAAGCTCGCCGCCGGCGAATTCGGCGCCCTCGATCCCGGTGCCCAACGTCATCGGGATGCCGCTTGATCAGGCCAAAGGCGTGCTCGAGCGCAACGGCTACACCGTAAACCGCGTCATCGTCGCAGGTTCGGCGACGGACGCGAAGGTCTTGAGCACCGATCCGCCGGTCGGCACGACGCCGGCGACCAACGCCGTGAATCTCATCATCGGGCGATGACGTGCGCGTCTTAGGGATCGATCCTAGCGTCCGCTCGACCGGCTACGGCGTCATCGAAGTCCGCGGCAGCGTCGTGCGGCTCGTTGAGGCCGGCGTGATCTCGACCGACCAGCGGCAGCCGTTCAGCGTGCGTCTGGGCGACATCAATGAAAGCCTGACGGCGCTCATCGACGCCACCCATCCGGATATCGTGGCCATCGAGGAGGTCTTCGCACGCGCGGTCAACCCGAAGACCACCATCATGATGGCGCACGCGCGCGGCGCGCTCTTGGCCGCCGTGGCAGGCGCTCGCTTGGAGGTCGTCGAGTTCTCGGCCACCAGCGTGAAGCGGGCGATTGCCGGAAGCGGCGCCGCCTCCAAGGAACAAGTCGCCAGGATGGTCGTGCAAATGCTGCGTCTGGCGAGCGTGCCTCGCCCCTCTGACGTGACCGACGCGCTCGCACTTGCGCTCGCTTGTGCGCATCGCAACGGCAGGCGCCCGCGCTGATGTTCTCGCGGATCGAAGGCAAGCTGCGCGAGCGGCGCGAGCAATCGGTGGTCATCGACGTCGGCGGCCTGTCGTACGACGTCATGGTGCCCGGCTGCGTGATGGACAAGCTCGTGACGATCGAGCTCGGCAAACCGGTGGCCCTCGAGGTGTTCTCATATCTGTCGATCGACGGCAATCGCGGCACCTCCGCCTACGTGGGCTTCACCAATGCCGTCGAGCGCGAGTTCTTCGAGGCGCTGCTGTCGGTGTCAAGCGTCGGACCGAAGACCGCCGTGCGCGCGTTTGCGCGCCCGATGGCGGAGATCGCGCGCTACATCGACGATGGCGACCGCAACGCGCTGCGCCGCCTGCCGGGTATCGGCGATCAGAAGGCCAAAGATATCATCGCGAAACTGCAGGGCAAAGTCGCACGCTTCGGGCTGATCCAGGGCGAGTCGCCGCACGCCGCGGCACAGCCGGACCATGTCGCCGAGGCGCTCGACGTGCTCTTGCAGCTGCAGTACAAACGCGGCGAAGCGGAACGCATGATAAAGGAAGCGCGGGCGGCCAACGGTTCGATCAGCAGCGCTGAAGAGCTGTTGACTGAGGTCTATCGTCGGACGCGCGGCGACGATGTGGTCGCGCGTTCTTCGAACGCGCCGGCACCTGAGGGTGAGACGCGATGAGCCCCCGCAAGCCGGTCGCCGCCGCGGGCGATGATGACGCTGCGCGCCATCCGCTCGTCGCTCCGTCCGAGTCGATCGAAGATCAGATCATCACCGTCACGCTGCGCCCGGCCGGCTTCGAGCATTATGTCGGACAGCGTGGCATCGTCGAAAACCTCAGGATCTCGATCGAGGCCGCCAAGAGGCGCGATGAACCGCTCGATCATGTGCTGCTCCACGGTCCTCCCGGGCTGGGCAAGACGACGCTTGCCAACATCGTGGCGCGCGAGATGGCCGCGACGTTCCATCAAGTGTCGGGTCCGACGCTCGAGCGTCCGGGGGACCTGGTCGGGATCCTCACCAATCTCGGACGCGGCGACGTGCTCTTCGTGGACGAGATCCATCGCCTCAGCCACGTCGTCGAAGAGTTCCTGTACCCGGCGATGGAAGATTTCGCGATCGACTTCATGGTGGATCGCGGCGCGTATGCCAAGACCATCAAGATCAACCTCAAGCAGTTCACGCTCATCGGGGCCACCACGCGAGCGGGGCTGCTGACCGCGCCGCTGCGCGAGCGCTTCGGCATCGTGCAGCATCTCGATTACTACACGCCCGAGGATCTGCGCCGCATCGTCGAGCACTCGGCGACGATCCTCGGCGTGAAGGTCGAGCCTGATGGAGCGACCGAGATCGCAGGCCGGGCCCGCGGCACGCCGCGCATCGCCAACCGGCTGCTGCGGCGCGTGCGCGACTTCGCTCAGGTCAAAGCGCATGGCGTCATCGACCGCGACGTCGCGCAAGCGGCGCTCGCGCTCGAAGGCATCGATCTGCTCGGGCTGGACGCGCTCGACCGCGCGTTCCTGCGCGCGCTCGTCGTGCAGTACGGCGGCGGACCGGTCGGCATCAGCGCGCTGGCCGCCAGCGTCAATGAAGAAGAAGAGACGCTGACCGACGTCGTCGAGCCGTTCTTGATCCAGATCGGGTTCTTGCAGCGAACCGCCGGCGGACGCCGGGCGACCGCCAAAGCCAAAGCGCACCTCGGATTGAGCGGGAGCGAACAGCCACGCCTGCTATGATCTCCCAATACCGCCGATGTACTCCCGCGCTCTTGAGCGCGGGTTTGCTTTGCGCTTGCGTGCTTCTGACCGCCGTCCCCGCGCACGCGCAGACCATCCGCGTGCTGCTCGCCTCGCACCAGTTGCAAACCGTCGTGGCGTCCGAAGGCGGCCTCGTCGTGCGCGGCGCCGACGGCGATCAAACCCCGCTGCTGCAGCCTGAGATCACGACGGTGATGGAGGTGCGGCCCGGTGCGGCAGGACTGGTCCTCGCCGGCGTCGTCCCCGCAGGATCGCGCATACTCGCGCAGCCGCTCATGGACTCGCCGCTCGTGGTCGACGGAAGGACCTATCGCGGCAGAGTGTGGATCTCGCGCGACGACGACGGCACGCTCGACGTCATCGACGAGCTCGACCTGGAGCAATATTTGTACGGAGTCGTCGGCGCGGAGATGGATCCGGCCTGGCCGGAAGTCGCGCTGCAGGCACAGGCGATCGCCTCGCGCAGCTATGCCGTCGCCCGCGCCGCGCTGCACGAATATCCGGGCTACGACGTCAAGGCGGGAGAGCAAGACCAAGCCTATGGCGGAGTCAACGTGGAGACGCAGGCATCGGTCGACGCCGTCGAATCGACGCGCGGCGTGGTGCTCACATACCAGTATCATGTGGTGAAGGCGTATTACTCGTCGTGTGACGGCGGCTACACGGCCGACGGCTCGAATCTGTCCGACCCGCAGCCCTACCTGCTCGCACAGCCGGACCCGTACGCCGCCGAATCGCCGCACTTGTCGTGGTCGGCCAGCGTGCCGCTCAGTTCATTCTCACAAGCGTTTCGCGCGCAAGTCGCCGATATCGGGGAAATCACCGCGATCGCACCCGGACCCGCGGATGCGTCGGGCCGGCTGACCAGCGTGACGGTCACGGGGACGGGCGGCGCGCGGACCATCTCGGGTCCGCTTTTTCGCCAGCTCGCGGGACGACACGTCGTCAAGAGCACGCGCATCGCGTCGCTGGCGATCGACGGCGACTCGCTCGTGGTGAAGGGGTCCGGGTTCGGACACGGAGTCGGGATGAGCCAATGGGGCGCCAAGGACATGGCCGACCAGGGCCTGGGCATCACCGCCATCCTTTCCTTTTACTACCGCGGCGCTATGCTTTCGAAGATATGAGGGGGACCACAACCATGCGGCGTTGGGCTAAAGCGATGACGGTGCTTTGCTGCGCTGTCGCGGCCGCGGTATGCGGCCACGGCCGGCCGGCAGCCGCCGGCACGATTCCGTGCAAAGAAGTGTACGGTCCGGGCGGCGGGTACGTCTGCGGCGCGGAGGTGGAATCGCGCCTCATGGACACGGCCTACAAGACCGCGCAGACGCAGACCGGCTGCTGGGCGTCGTCGATGGCGATGATCATCGCGTTCTACGGCGGCGGCATCTCGCAATCCGACATCCTGTCGACGCTGTTCGGCTCAAGCGTGCCCGACACGTTGACGCCAGCCCAGATCGCTGCGTACCTCAACCACACGTATACCAGCAGCGTAGACCACTCGACGAGCGACACAAGCGGGACCGCACTGTTCACGACGCCGATCGGCGGCTCGCGCGCGGCCCTCAAGTCGCTCATCGCTCAGCTGACCGACGAGACGCCGCTGCTCGTGTTCTCGTCGC is a genomic window containing:
- the carB gene encoding carbamoyl-phosphate synthase large subunit codes for the protein MTPRTVLVIGSGPIVIGQAAEFDYAGVQACRALREEGCRVVLVNSNPATIMTDPEMADAVYLEPLVPAHVEAIIERERPDAMLATLGGQTGLNLAVMLADRGALERHGVRLLGTPLRTIRLAEDRELFKKAMLDIGEPVPESAIVRSVEQGLEFAQGAGYPLVVRPAYTLGGTGGGIAHDASELRAYLRSGLAASIVHQVLLETSLLGWKEIEYEVLRDSADNCIIVCNMENIDPMGVHTGDSIVVAPSQTLSDRDYHRLRAAAINIIRHLKVEGGCNIQFALDPHSDAYNIVEVNPRVSRSSALASKATGYPIAKIATKIALGKLLPELTNPVTGVTTAAFEPALDYCVVKIPRWPFDKFPLGDARLGTQMKSTGEVMAIARTFGQGMIKAVRGLDIGRDCLTGWSLQQWSDDELDDVLRAPTHERLFAVAECLRRGREPGAIAAMTSIDPFWLWELKELVEIETALREPDEPTAKDAWSGRIHSTVIDAKQAGYADTTIARLSGVPRKDVAAAGGASTATAYRIVDTAAAEFPARSPYYYATIGEQDELRRPDRQSVVVVGSGPIRIGQGIEFDYSCVHAAWALHDAGVASVMVNNNPETVSTDFDISDVLIFEPPAVDEVEHAVRATGARGALLTFGGQTPINLARDLAARGVNVLGTDQHALDLAEDREKFDAVLAKLGVARPAGRTALSFRKAREVAREIGFPVLVRPSYVLGGRGMEIVYNEAQLAAYAESAPPIQPHAPLLVDKYLAGTEVEVDAAFDGEDIIIPGIFEHVERAGIHSGDSTAVYPTQNISEEMEARIADVTKRLCKELGIRGLINVQYIIYEGKLYVIEANPRASRTVPIIAKLTGVPLVAAATRIALGATLKEMGLDRGLLPHPDFVAVKMPVFSFSKLRRVETMLGPEMKSTGEVLGIDTTFAGALLRALLGAGIAPPPPGGRILWSISDAEKQRSLPVARAFVELGFQLYATPGTWQLLHSHGVSATRVNKIAEGSPHCIDLIAANGVDLVINDAAQTSMAQSDGFRIRRAAVEAGIACLTSLDTVRALLVALGADRGERIEVRSLQDFVRTGLTVA
- a CDS encoding penicillin-binding protein 2; the protein is MRRRLGRIVLVFIALFVLLAVQEVRVQIIQRTSIAQRAGNPRRSLTNEFRGALLDASGAALALTKGTRRVYPAGPALAQLVGYSSPFYGESGLESALDSVLAAPLQSAGGADVSDFFRRNGQTSTRMGGDVVLTLRADIARAADAALPPDVRGAAIVMDPRSGAILAAVNRPTFDPNTLNVQWRTLRSNPNSPLLDRAFAGLYPPGSTFKMVTASAALDSGVVVPTDTFVDPGYFSIGPFRVENDKREITGTQDMINAFALSSNVDFAQIGLRLGLDGFYDYLHRFHVGDDPQVAVPAARDEVPPKESVSPSELAQMSFGQGGLAVTPLRMALVASTIANGGVMMRPQLVKQFRYGGGGHSVDVPPVVWERVMSQTTADEVRTMMIAVVRNGTGTAARIPGVTVAGKTGTGTHTGAPPDAWFVCFAPAEHPRLVVAVIVEDAGYGGTVSAPIARAILADALKLYRQ
- the pknB gene encoding Stk1 family PASTA domain-containing Ser/Thr kinase, translating into MADVIYNERYRLDAKIGEGGMAVVYRGYDLILRRQVAIKVLRPAYSADAAFVERFDFEAQAAAKLSHPNIVTTYDVGKVNGDHYIVEEYVPGETLATLIARQGRLPESVAVRYARQICAALAAAHRQELLHRDIKPSNILITREDVVRVADFGIAHAVDDSAFVDRAQAEDVVLGSLPYCAPEVLTGDRVTEASDLYSVGVLLFEMVTGVRPFTGVDSDALADAIVRDPAPDARSKGAEISAHFAGIIARLLRKQPEQRYGSAGEVLAALRQIVRGPADDEDAEEEAGPDAPTEVLRRRARQTMVEAGAKPLELPAPAALPAWRAGRMLAYAGIIVALALVIALVIAGRQALSHDMRVPDLAGKSIGESIATLHSLGIDAVAIRQGSDPVVQGGLVAGTEPGLNQRVVPGQTVTLLVSTGPPTVEVPNVLGQEPNNAQEFLAAQGFQVRVGAKLHSATIKQGLIAATNPAPGSPLGKGGTVVMSESLGPAMVTVPNVVSLTEDEARKMLAKLGLKLAVNSQVAVNNIPADIVLSQDPSERGSLAPGGTVMVDVSAGPAAIEVPMLVGQTLDAARQTLAGLGLSIGNVVQADVPDKPPGTVVSQTPGAFARVTQGAAIDVVVAAGAPSPAAPAQSSPPANSAPSIPVPNVIGMPLDQAKGVLERNGYTVNRVIVAGSATDAKVLSTDPPVGTTPATNAVNLIIGR
- the ruvC gene encoding crossover junction endodeoxyribonuclease RuvC is translated as MRVLGIDPSVRSTGYGVIEVRGSVVRLVEAGVISTDQRQPFSVRLGDINESLTALIDATHPDIVAIEEVFARAVNPKTTIMMAHARGALLAAVAGARLEVVEFSATSVKRAIAGSGAASKEQVARMVVQMLRLASVPRPSDVTDALALALACAHRNGRRPR
- the ruvA gene encoding Holliday junction branch migration protein RuvA codes for the protein MFSRIEGKLRERREQSVVIDVGGLSYDVMVPGCVMDKLVTIELGKPVALEVFSYLSIDGNRGTSAYVGFTNAVEREFFEALLSVSSVGPKTAVRAFARPMAEIARYIDDGDRNALRRLPGIGDQKAKDIIAKLQGKVARFGLIQGESPHAAAQPDHVAEALDVLLQLQYKRGEAERMIKEARAANGSISSAEELLTEVYRRTRGDDVVARSSNAPAPEGETR
- the ruvB gene encoding Holliday junction branch migration DNA helicase RuvB, which produces MSPRKPVAAAGDDDAARHPLVAPSESIEDQIITVTLRPAGFEHYVGQRGIVENLRISIEAAKRRDEPLDHVLLHGPPGLGKTTLANIVAREMAATFHQVSGPTLERPGDLVGILTNLGRGDVLFVDEIHRLSHVVEEFLYPAMEDFAIDFMVDRGAYAKTIKINLKQFTLIGATTRAGLLTAPLRERFGIVQHLDYYTPEDLRRIVEHSATILGVKVEPDGATEIAGRARGTPRIANRLLRRVRDFAQVKAHGVIDRDVAQAALALEGIDLLGLDALDRAFLRALVVQYGGGPVGISALAASVNEEEETLTDVVEPFLIQIGFLQRTAGGRRATAKAKAHLGLSGSEQPRLL
- a CDS encoding SpoIID/LytB domain-containing protein gives rise to the protein MLLTAVPAHAQTIRVLLASHQLQTVVASEGGLVVRGADGDQTPLLQPEITTVMEVRPGAAGLVLAGVVPAGSRILAQPLMDSPLVVDGRTYRGRVWISRDDDGTLDVIDELDLEQYLYGVVGAEMDPAWPEVALQAQAIASRSYAVARAALHEYPGYDVKAGEQDQAYGGVNVETQASVDAVESTRGVVLTYQYHVVKAYYSSCDGGYTADGSNLSDPQPYLLAQPDPYAAESPHLSWSASVPLSSFSQAFRAQVADIGEITAIAPGPADASGRLTSVTVTGTGGARTISGPLFRQLAGRHVVKSTRIASLAIDGDSLVVKGSGFGHGVGMSQWGAKDMADQGLGITAILSFYYRGAMLSKI
- a CDS encoding papain-like cysteine protease family protein, whose protein sequence is MRRWAKAMTVLCCAVAAAVCGHGRPAAAGTIPCKEVYGPGGGYVCGAEVESRLMDTAYKTAQTQTGCWASSMAMIIAFYGGGISQSDILSTLFGSSVPDTLTPAQIAAYLNHTYTSSVDHSTSDTSGTALFTTPIGGSRAALKSLIAQLTDETPLLVFSSHNAMVLTAVYYHADIFSRPTSFYAAVVRDPFPLTGTPPPPSPSIKLDGHPGERFLTAADYNDIQSVYQVSVKSH